Proteins co-encoded in one Halorussus lipolyticus genomic window:
- a CDS encoding methyltransferase domain-containing protein, with product MYALELGGEDDRFAAAEAASAATGVEVVAPGLATANAVTDRVRNLAYTRRASELVGTTDASIESARVLLDAAEFDRSEGDSPLGTVAVRARDVRETAGIDTQRAERELGQILVDRGCEVDLDDPDSELRALFADDTCLLGWLETESVRDFGTRKPTDRPFFQPGGMDPLLARALVNLAGAKPGATLLDPMCGTGGVLIEAGLVGANALGADAQTKMARGAVENLRHYFEADDRATGDWATVQGDATHLPFPDDSIDAVVFDAPYGRQSKIANLDLDDLVTGALSEARRVASRAVVVGDQSWAEEARQTGWTVEAEFERRVHRSLVRHITVLDGGDSLDCS from the coding sequence GTGTACGCGCTGGAACTCGGCGGAGAGGACGACCGATTTGCGGCCGCAGAGGCGGCGAGCGCCGCGACCGGTGTGGAAGTCGTCGCGCCCGGCCTCGCCACCGCCAACGCGGTCACCGACCGCGTGCGAAACTTAGCTTACACTCGCCGCGCAAGCGAGTTGGTCGGCACAACCGACGCCAGCATCGAGTCGGCCCGCGTCCTGCTGGACGCCGCCGAGTTCGACCGCAGTGAAGGCGACTCGCCACTCGGCACCGTGGCGGTCCGCGCCAGAGATGTGCGAGAGACCGCCGGTATCGACACCCAGCGGGCCGAGCGCGAACTCGGCCAGATTCTCGTGGACCGGGGTTGTGAGGTCGATTTGGACGACCCCGACAGCGAACTTCGGGCGCTGTTCGCCGACGACACCTGTCTTCTGGGATGGCTCGAAACCGAGAGCGTCCGGGACTTCGGCACCCGGAAACCGACCGACCGGCCGTTCTTCCAACCCGGCGGGATGGACCCCCTGCTGGCCCGCGCGCTGGTCAATCTCGCGGGTGCCAAGCCCGGCGCGACCCTGCTCGACCCGATGTGTGGGACCGGCGGCGTCCTCATCGAGGCCGGACTGGTCGGCGCGAACGCACTCGGTGCGGACGCCCAGACGAAGATGGCCCGCGGCGCTGTCGAGAACCTGCGCCACTACTTCGAGGCCGACGACCGGGCGACCGGCGACTGGGCCACCGTGCAGGGCGACGCGACCCACCTGCCCTTCCCGGACGACTCCATCGACGCGGTGGTGTTCGACGCGCCCTACGGCAGACAGTCGAAGATAGCGAATCTGGACTTAGACGACCTCGTAACCGGCGCGCTCTCGGAGGCTCGCCGAGTGGCGAGTCGGGCCGTGGTCGTCGGCGACCAGTCGTGGGCCGAGGAGGCCCGCCAAACCGGCTGGACCGTCGAAGCCGAGTTCGAGCGCCGGGTCCACCGGTCGCTGGTGCGCCACATCACGGTCCTCGACGGCGGCGACTCGCTCGATTGCTCGTAG
- a CDS encoding DUF7504 family protein, producing MSLSENPAFDVSSLSLDPIEEGTSILLTGDDSDALETIFYRLVAAEDGERSLVLATESTGRDVNRALDDAIPTASERSTVLTCEGPDAKSNVTTVQDVTDLTGLGMQFSSHVTQAQASTDRVRAGILFCSSICREVEDTRSVFRFLNSNLLGQLRRNEAIGVCALDTSTDIGSKTSSVIAGMETSFTARIDVETTGSGEATLHVSGLGDDDRSIDVSL from the coding sequence ATGAGTCTCTCCGAGAATCCCGCGTTCGACGTGTCGAGCCTCTCGCTGGACCCCATCGAGGAGGGCACCAGCATCCTGCTGACCGGCGACGACAGCGACGCGCTCGAAACCATCTTCTACCGCCTCGTCGCCGCCGAGGACGGCGAACGCTCGCTGGTGCTGGCGACCGAATCCACCGGCCGCGACGTGAACCGCGCGCTGGATGATGCGATTCCGACCGCCAGCGAGCGCTCGACAGTCCTCACCTGCGAGGGACCCGACGCGAAGTCGAACGTCACCACGGTTCAGGACGTGACCGACCTGACCGGCCTCGGGATGCAGTTCTCGTCGCACGTCACGCAGGCCCAAGCCAGCACGGACCGCGTTCGGGCCGGCATCCTGTTCTGTTCGAGCATCTGCCGGGAAGTCGAGGACACTCGGTCTGTCTTCCGGTTTCTCAACTCGAATCTGCTGGGCCAACTCCGGCGAAACGAGGCCATCGGCGTCTGCGCCCTCGACACCAGCACCGACATCGGGAGCAAGACCAGTAGCGTCATCGCCGGGATGGAAACCTCCTTCACCGCCCGCATCGACGTGGAGACGACCGGTTCGGGCGAGGCGACCCTGCACGTCTCGGGCCTCGGCGACGACGACCGAAGCATCGACGTGTCGCTCTGA
- a CDS encoding TATA-box-binding protein, with the protein MTDPKETINIENVVASTGIGQELDLQSVAMDLEGADYDPEQFPGLVYRTQNPKSAALIFRSGKIVCTGAKSTADVHESLEIVFDKLRELQIDVNEDPEIVVQNIVTSADLGRNLNLNAIAIGLGLENIEYEPEQFPGLVYRLDEPEVVALLFGSGKLVITGGKKPEDAEQAVDKIVSRLEELGLLE; encoded by the coding sequence ATGACTGACCCAAAGGAGACCATCAACATTGAAAACGTGGTCGCCTCCACCGGCATCGGGCAGGAACTCGACCTGCAGAGCGTGGCGATGGACCTCGAGGGGGCCGACTACGACCCGGAGCAGTTCCCCGGTCTCGTCTATCGGACCCAGAACCCCAAGTCCGCCGCACTCATCTTCCGGTCTGGCAAGATTGTCTGTACCGGTGCCAAGAGCACGGCTGACGTACACGAGAGTCTCGAAATCGTTTTCGACAAACTCCGCGAACTCCAAATCGACGTGAACGAGGACCCCGAAATCGTGGTTCAGAACATCGTCACGTCCGCGGACCTCGGTCGAAATCTCAACCTCAACGCCATCGCCATCGGCCTCGGACTGGAGAACATCGAGTACGAACCCGAGCAGTTCCCCGGTCTCGTCTACCGACTCGACGAACCCGAGGTCGTCGCACTCCTGTTCGGTTCGGGCAAACTCGTCATCACGGGCGGCAAGAAACCCGAGGACGCAGAGCAGGCAGTAGACAAAATCGTCTCGCGCCTCGAAGAACTCGGTCTGCTGGAATAG
- a CDS encoding DUF7473 family protein: protein MAVPIVALVGTFLLTVLFYSITAHIAARYVLGDVPIVRAFAVGVVPAIITFALQAYGPAVVILMSAGADFFTIRAVYRLKYKTAGVVTAAHYTISALFGITIFNLVRLLGTAPT, encoded by the coding sequence ATGGCGGTCCCCATCGTCGCGCTGGTCGGCACGTTCCTACTGACGGTGCTGTTCTACAGTATCACCGCTCACATCGCCGCGCGGTACGTCCTCGGCGACGTACCCATCGTCCGGGCGTTCGCGGTCGGCGTCGTCCCCGCAATCATCACGTTCGCGCTTCAGGCCTACGGCCCGGCGGTCGTCATCCTGATGAGCGCCGGTGCGGACTTCTTCACGATTCGGGCGGTCTACCGCCTCAAGTACAAGACGGCGGGCGTCGTGACCGCGGCCCACTACACGATTAGCGCACTGTTCGGGATTACGATATTCAATTTGGTGAGGCTCCTCGGGACTGCACCGACGTAG
- a CDS encoding GAF domain-containing protein, with protein MVQQTVLCIADESEVGDIADALEDDPQLSPVTLTSVAEAVEALETESVACVVTGYDLPDGTGLDVVGTIREEAPQTPCVLYTDVTPTEIDTSSFEDVIVEYLNRDLPDAEDRLGFVVDDLIAHSAQVGFLVPDDEESRLDSLDAYDVDELPIEESFDRLTDLIASHFDAAVAFIGLIEKDEENFLACTGADWDSLTREDTICTHSMLQEDVMVVEDVTEDKRFAENQQLRDLGIVSYAGANMTTPEGQTIGQVCLIDHEPRTYSEQQQAELQQFAETAMEILELRQSLLDAVSSGGQA; from the coding sequence ATGGTACAACAGACCGTTCTGTGCATCGCCGACGAGAGCGAGGTCGGCGACATCGCCGACGCCCTCGAAGACGACCCCCAACTCTCGCCGGTGACGCTCACGTCCGTCGCGGAAGCCGTCGAAGCCCTCGAAACCGAATCCGTGGCCTGCGTCGTGACCGGGTACGACCTCCCCGACGGCACGGGCCTCGACGTGGTGGGCACGATTCGTGAGGAGGCACCCCAGACCCCCTGCGTCCTCTACACCGACGTCACGCCGACCGAAATCGACACCTCCTCGTTCGAGGACGTCATCGTGGAGTACCTCAACCGCGACCTGCCCGACGCCGAAGACCGACTCGGATTCGTCGTGGACGACCTCATCGCTCACAGCGCGCAGGTCGGCTTCCTCGTCCCCGACGACGAGGAGTCCCGACTCGACTCCCTCGACGCCTACGATGTCGATGAACTCCCCATCGAGGAGAGTTTCGACCGCCTGACCGACCTCATTGCAAGCCACTTCGACGCCGCAGTCGCGTTCATCGGTCTCATCGAGAAAGACGAGGAGAACTTTCTGGCCTGCACCGGGGCCGACTGGGACTCGCTCACCCGCGAGGACACCATCTGCACGCACAGCATGCTTCAGGAGGACGTGATGGTGGTCGAAGACGTGACCGAGGACAAGCGATTCGCCGAGAACCAGCAACTCCGGGACCTCGGCATCGTCTCCTACGCCGGCGCGAACATGACGACTCCCGAGGGACAGACCATCGGACAGGTCTGTCTCATCGACCACGAACCCCGCACCTACTCCGAACAGCAACAGGCCGAACTCCAGCAGTTCGCCGAGACAGCGATGGAGATTCTGGAACTTCGCCAGTCGCTTCTCGACGCCGTGAGTTCGGGAGGCCAAGCATGA
- a CDS encoding type II toxin-antitoxin system VapC family toxin, producing MPEALVDANVVYGFRMSRDQWHHRATQIVTGMDDGTLPRGRVTNVALSEILTPIQKRAGHDPAVATLEFLERSAGFQVRSLDGSDFARGRKLFRQSEGVKLPDATMVAHMRRTGVEYVYSFDDDFDRFDGITRLTAAANPFDTTRSTD from the coding sequence ATGCCGGAGGCCCTCGTAGACGCGAACGTAGTGTACGGATTTCGGATGTCGCGCGACCAGTGGCACCACCGAGCAACCCAAATCGTCACGGGGATGGACGACGGGACGCTCCCCCGAGGCCGAGTGACGAACGTCGCTCTCTCGGAGATTCTGACGCCGATACAGAAACGCGCGGGCCACGACCCGGCAGTCGCTACGCTGGAATTTCTGGAACGAAGCGCAGGATTTCAGGTCCGTTCACTTGACGGGAGCGACTTCGCTCGGGGTCGGAAACTGTTCCGCCAGTCGGAAGGGGTCAAACTCCCGGACGCGACGATGGTAGCACACATGCGCCGAACCGGCGTCGAGTACGTCTATAGTTTCGACGACGACTTCGACCGTTTCGACGGCATCACGCGATTGACTGCGGCGGCGAATCCGTTCGACACGACTCGCTCGACTGACTGA
- a CDS encoding AbrB/MazE/SpoVT family DNA-binding domain-containing protein, with product MAADDAEDAETTLDENYGVTLPQRFRERLGLEPGDRLRWELADDGLLVAEVVGERYGAAEDLEPIDAGTDTDAVADTDELAYEVD from the coding sequence ATGGCCGCAGACGACGCCGAAGACGCCGAGACGACGCTTGACGAAAACTACGGGGTAACGCTTCCCCAGCGGTTCCGAGAGCGACTCGGCCTCGAACCGGGAGACCGCCTCCGGTGGGAACTCGCCGACGACGGCCTCCTCGTTGCGGAAGTCGTCGGCGAGCGATACGGTGCCGCCGAGGACCTCGAACCCATCGACGCTGGAACGGATACCGATGCCGTCGCGGACACTGACGAACTCGCCTACGAGGTCGATTGA
- a CDS encoding acyl-CoA thioesterase, producing the protein MPSLAETHIENRYRVQPNDANNYETLHGGELMKWMDELGAMSAMRFAGETCVTAGVDDFSFHRPVPVGEIALIEAYVYDAGRTSVTVRLRAWREDPRTGETERTTGSSFTFVALGEEGAPVAVPELTVETDEERELQEKARNAES; encoded by the coding sequence ATGCCCAGCCTCGCAGAGACGCACATCGAGAACCGCTATCGGGTCCAACCCAACGACGCCAACAACTACGAGACGCTCCACGGCGGGGAACTCATGAAGTGGATGGACGAACTCGGCGCGATGTCGGCCATGCGCTTCGCTGGCGAGACCTGCGTCACCGCGGGCGTCGATGACTTCTCCTTCCACCGGCCGGTCCCGGTCGGCGAAATCGCCCTCATCGAGGCCTACGTCTACGACGCCGGGCGGACCAGCGTCACGGTCCGACTCCGGGCGTGGCGCGAGGACCCCCGGACCGGCGAGACCGAGCGCACGACCGGTTCGTCGTTCACCTTCGTCGCGCTCGGCGAGGAGGGCGCACCGGTCGCGGTCCCGGAGCTAACGGTCGAGACCGACGAGGAGCGAGAGCTACAGGAGAAGGCTCGAAACGCCGAGTCGTGA